One Campylobacter massiliensis DNA window includes the following coding sequences:
- a CDS encoding Cys/Met metabolism pyridoxal-phosphate-dependent enzyme, which produces MNLTSTTRLPVDHMISGALIGAIAAGGVGILNYKKGSASKAEVVAKTTKTAIQGGIVTACAISASNKLVSARYFAAAVTVAVGIAGVIATENLIKKLEESK; this is translated from the coding sequence ATGAATTTAACATCAACAACCAGACTCCCCGTCGATCATATGATAAGCGGCGCACTAATCGGCGCGATAGCAGCCGGCGGCGTAGGCATACTAAACTACAAAAAAGGTAGCGCAAGCAAGGCCGAAGTAGTCGCAAAAACGACCAAAACCGCGATCCAAGGCGGTATCGTCACGGCATGCGCCATTAGCGCGTCAAACAAACTAGTCTCTGCACGCTATTTTGCCGCAGCTGTCACCGTAGCCGTAGGTATCGCAGGCGTGATCGCGACGGAGAATTTAATCAAAAAATTAGAGGAAAGCAAATGA
- a CDS encoding aminotransferase — protein sequence MNEELKQAANAVFLLESQGVKFYENVCKKDEIFDQILAVRRSGLELLKSYADPADPQVFCALACEDLDACFIKALNYELELNAFYENLTDSLSDENFKDVCFRLWATSNNEYIPALKAKLAQILAAQFQGAGNASQEEQAQTSQNPSENILNAFDSDSFKQISQTLERISSGQGSKEDAIALLNNPNFSFFGGLALGGLASIMLSKNLDKNKDRE from the coding sequence ATGAACGAAGAGCTAAAGCAAGCCGCAAATGCGGTGTTTTTACTGGAGTCGCAGGGAGTAAAATTTTACGAAAACGTCTGCAAAAAAGATGAAATTTTTGATCAAATTTTAGCGGTTAGACGAAGCGGACTGGAGCTTTTAAAGTCCTACGCAGACCCCGCCGACCCGCAAGTTTTTTGCGCTTTAGCGTGCGAGGATCTTGACGCTTGCTTTATAAAAGCCCTAAACTACGAGCTTGAGCTAAACGCGTTTTATGAAAATTTGACCGACAGCCTGAGCGATGAAAACTTTAAAGACGTCTGCTTTAGGCTCTGGGCTACGTCAAATAACGAATACATCCCGGCTCTCAAAGCAAAACTGGCTCAAATTTTAGCCGCGCAGTTTCAAGGTGCGGGTAACGCAAGCCAAGAGGAGCAGGCGCAAACGTCTCAAAATCCGAGCGAAAATATCTTAAACGCTTTTGATTCGGATAGCTTTAAGCAAATCAGCCAAACGCTAGAGCGTATAAGCTCGGGGCAAGGCAGCAAAGAGGACGCTATCGCGCTTTTAAATAATCCGAATTTTTCGTTTTTCGGCGGTTTGGCGCTTGGCGGACTAGCTAGCATTATGCTCAGTAAAAATTTAGATAAAAATAAAGATAGAGAATAA
- a CDS encoding heavy metal translocating P-type ATPase encodes MTPKNNVHIAHLTKNRVRFVCERIGEDCDESRLEAQISEFRYAKSVRVNKKAKSIIVGFESNLNEIKEFIENLPIANFNKRKNSPSKAEIYKAATALAITPLISSNGVKAMASLIAAAPLLKEGASEAVNEGITSKVLEATAVGVSLARRDFLAANSTNLMLTIGEYMEESAVHRSDDLIKELARPNIEEVWIEINDHSKKSLKKIPTVDVKIGDIVVVGTGESIGIDGYIVEGTASVNQVSMTGEAEPVKKERGDRVMSGTVVEDGRIKIWAESIAAESATARIKSYIQSSLNEKSAVGLKATKLADKLVPVTLSLAGVSYLLSRDMTRVASVLQADYSCALKLATPVAFKSSISKAGRNGVLIKGAKAIEALASADTFVFDKTGTLTHGSLSVVKVHSFKKEFTEAQLLNLTASAEEHYFHPVAEAIVKAAREIGFHHIHHDEVEFIVAHGVKTYVGGKEVVIGSRHFLEDDEQISFSKHEEIIKSEVDSGLTLLYVGYDKELLGVIAMRDTMRENAAQTLAKLRKLGVKELIMLTGDVQSKADQVASELGIDRVYANCLPTDKAGIIEQLKAEGKKVAFVGDGINDAPSLTKAHVGISMQKGADIAKATADISLLKDDIGSVAVAKDVANKTMRLINTNFNATVGINSLILAGATFGLFNPIATAVLHNGTTIGLLANSMKGVKIGAK; translated from the coding sequence TTGACTCCCAAAAATAACGTTCACATCGCGCACCTGACTAAAAACCGCGTGCGCTTCGTCTGCGAACGCATCGGCGAGGACTGCGACGAGAGCCGCTTGGAGGCTCAAATTTCGGAGTTTAGGTACGCAAAAAGCGTCAGGGTAAACAAAAAAGCAAAAAGTATCATCGTCGGCTTTGAGTCAAATTTAAACGAAATCAAAGAGTTCATCGAAAATTTGCCGATCGCAAATTTTAACAAGCGCAAAAATAGCCCGAGCAAGGCTGAAATTTACAAGGCGGCAACGGCTCTAGCCATCACGCCTCTTATAAGTAGCAACGGCGTAAAGGCTATGGCTAGCCTGATAGCCGCCGCTCCCCTATTAAAAGAAGGCGCAAGCGAAGCCGTAAACGAGGGCATAACCTCAAAAGTACTCGAAGCCACCGCAGTAGGCGTGAGCCTGGCTAGGCGCGACTTTTTAGCGGCAAATAGCACAAATCTCATGCTAACTATCGGCGAATACATGGAAGAAAGCGCCGTACACCGCAGCGACGACCTCATCAAAGAGCTAGCCCGCCCGAATATCGAAGAGGTCTGGATCGAGATAAATGATCACAGTAAAAAATCTCTCAAAAAAATCCCGACCGTAGACGTTAAAATAGGCGACATCGTAGTCGTTGGTACAGGCGAGAGCATCGGCATCGACGGCTATATCGTGGAAGGCACCGCAAGCGTAAATCAAGTCTCGATGACGGGCGAAGCAGAACCCGTCAAAAAAGAGCGCGGCGACCGCGTGATGAGCGGAACCGTCGTCGAGGACGGACGCATAAAAATCTGGGCCGAGAGCATAGCGGCAGAGAGCGCGACTGCTAGGATAAAATCCTACATCCAAAGCTCACTAAACGAAAAATCGGCCGTCGGACTAAAGGCCACGAAGCTAGCCGACAAGCTAGTGCCCGTGACGCTAAGCCTAGCCGGCGTTTCGTATCTGCTTAGCCGAGATATGACTCGCGTAGCTAGCGTCTTGCAGGCGGACTACTCCTGCGCGCTAAAGCTAGCCACTCCAGTCGCCTTTAAATCAAGCATCTCAAAAGCCGGCCGCAACGGCGTACTGATAAAAGGCGCCAAAGCTATCGAAGCCCTAGCGAGCGCCGATACTTTCGTCTTTGATAAAACAGGCACGCTAACGCACGGCAGCCTAAGCGTCGTGAAAGTTCACTCGTTTAAAAAAGAATTTACCGAAGCGCAGCTGTTAAATTTGACCGCAAGCGCAGAGGAGCACTACTTCCACCCCGTAGCCGAGGCCATCGTAAAGGCCGCGCGCGAGATAGGCTTTCACCACATTCACCACGACGAGGTCGAGTTTATCGTCGCTCACGGCGTGAAAACATACGTAGGCGGCAAAGAGGTCGTAATCGGATCGCGGCATTTTTTAGAGGACGACGAGCAAATTTCATTTAGCAAGCACGAAGAAATCATAAAAAGCGAAGTAGATAGCGGACTCACGCTACTTTACGTAGGCTACGACAAAGAGCTCTTAGGCGTCATCGCCATGCGCGACACCATGCGAGAAAACGCCGCGCAGACGCTAGCAAAACTACGAAAACTAGGCGTAAAAGAGCTCATTATGCTAACGGGAGACGTGCAGTCTAAAGCCGATCAGGTAGCAAGCGAGCTAGGCATCGACAGAGTCTACGCAAACTGCCTACCTACCGATAAAGCAGGCATCATCGAGCAGCTAAAAGCCGAGGGCAAAAAAGTAGCCTTCGTCGGAGACGGTATCAACGACGCGCCAAGCCTTACCAAGGCGCACGTAGGCATCAGTATGCAAAAGGGCGCCGACATAGCAAAAGCCACCGCCGACATAAGCCTACTAAAAGACGACATCGGCTCGGTCGCCGTCGCAAAAGACGTCGCAAATAAAACTATGAGGCTGATAAATACGAATTTTAACGCTACCGTTGGCATAAACTCCCTCATCCTGGCGGGCGCGACGTTTGGCCTTTTTAACCCTATCGCCACGGCCGTTTTACACAACGGCACGACGATCGGACTGCTGGCAAATTCGATGAAAGGCGTCAAGATAGGCGCGAAGTAA